Below is a genomic region from Armatimonadota bacterium.
CTTCTCACTCAAGCAGGAGAACCTGGGCTACGCGGCCATCACAGAGACGCCCTGCGTGGTGGTGAACGTCCAGCGGGTGGGCCCCTCCACCGGGATGCCGACATCACCGGCACAAGGTGATGTGATGCAATCACGGTGGGGCACTCACGGCGATCATCCCGTGGTTGTGCTCTCACCCTCATCCGTCCTGGAGACGTACATGCTCACCGTGAAGGCCTTCGCGATCGCCGACGAGCTGCGCGTGCCCGTGATCCTGCTGACCGACGAGATCACCGGCCACATGCGCGAGCGGGTGGTGCTGCCCGATCCTGGAACCCTCCCGCGTGCCCAGCGCCCGAGGGCGGGCCAGGCGCCTCCGGACATCCCGCCCATGGAACACTTCGGGGAAGGTCGCAGGGTGATGGTTACCGGGCTGTACCGTGATTCCACCGGCTTCTGGACCGAAAGCCCAGAGGAGGCCGACCGGCTTGTCAGGCGGCTGGCCGGCAAGGTGGAGAGCCGGGCGGAGCAGTTGACCATGGTTGAACGCTGGCATCTGGACGACGCGCAGGTCGTTGTGGTGGCGTACGGATGCGTGGCCCGTTCGGCCCAACGGGCCGTGCACCTGGCCCGCGAGCGAGGCCGCCGCGTAGGCATGCTGCGCCTCTCATGCCTGTGGCCGTTCCCCGGTCACGAGATCGAGGCGGTCGCCAAGCGAGCGGACTGCATCCTGGTCCCCGAGATGAACCTCGGCCAGATTGTTGGCGAGGTGGAGCGGGCCGCCTGCGGCCGGTGCAGGGTCATCGGGTATCACCGCGTGGATTCGGAACTCATCCGGCCCGAGGAACTGCTTCCTGTGCTGGAGGGGGTGTAGAGTTGGAGGAAATGCGCTTCCTGCGCCGCGAGTACCTGCCGCACATCTGGTGCGTCGGCTGCGGCCACGGAATCGTCCTGGGCGCGGTCACCAGGGCAATGGAACGGGCCGGCGTGGACCAGGACCGCACGGTCGTGGTCTCCGGTATCGGCTGCTCGTCCCGCGCGGTGGGTTACATGAACATGGATGCCCTGCACACGACCCACGGCCGTGCCCTGGCCTTCGCCACCGGCGTCAAGCTGGCCCGTCCCGACCTCCGAGTGGTGGTGCTGGCCGGAGACGGCGATCTCGCCGCCATCGGCGGCAACCACCTGATCCATGCTGCCCGGCGCAACATCGGGATCACAACCGTGTGCTTCAACAACGGAATCTACGGGATGACGAGCGGCCAGTACTCACCGCTGACACCGGCGGGTTATCGCACGACCACTTCGCCCTTCGGCCACCTCGAGCGCGATTTCGACCTGTGCCGCCTCGTACAGGCCGCCGGGGCCACGTACGTCGCCCGGAGCACGGCCTACCACGTGCACCAGACGATCACCTACGTGACGCGCGCCCTGAGCCACGACGGGTTCTCCTTCGTGGAGGTGTTCTCGCCGTGCCCGACCTACTTCGGGCGGAACAACCGGATGGGTGAGCCCGTCAAGATGATGCAGTGGTTGCACGATGGCACCGTGCAGGCAGGGCAGGCCGCCAGGATGACCCCGGAAGAACTGCGAGGCCGTGTGGTCATCGGCGAGTTCCACCGGACCCAAGAGGTGCCAGAGTATGCCCGATCGTACCGAGACATGATCGCCCGCCTCGCCGAGGGCGGTGATCAACGTGCGCAGTAGCCGCTGGGAGGCCACCCTGGCAGGGTCCGGAGGCCAGGGCCTCATCACGGCCGGGATCATCCTGGCCGAGGCCGCGGTGCTGGCCGGGCTCAACGCCGTGCAGACTCAGTCGTACGGGCCGGAGTCCCGCGGCGGCGCCACCCGCGCCGAGGTAGTGATTGCCGACGGCGAGATAGACTACCCCAAGGTCACCAACCCGGACGCACTGCTGGTGCTGACCTCCGAGGCACACCGGCGGTACGGCCGCAGGCTCAAGGAGGGAGGCCTGCTGGTGGCTGACCTGGATCTGGTGGGTGAGGTCCCCTCCGGGCCCTATCGTCTCGTGCGTGTGCCCATCACCCGCATCGCCAGGGAAGAACTGGGGCGCGAGATCGTCGCCAACATCGTGGCCCTGGGCGTGCTGGCGGCGCTGACACATGTGGTCCCCACAGAGGCGCTGGAACGGGCCGTGCTTGAGCGGGTCCCCGCTGGAACCGAGGAGTTGAACCGCCTGGCGCTGGGGCGCGGTATGGAGGCAGGCCGGCAGGCAGAGGCTTCGGGAACCGGTCCG
It encodes:
- a CDS encoding 2-oxoacid:ferredoxin oxidoreductase subunit gamma, with translation MRSSRWEATLAGSGGQGLITAGIILAEAAVLAGLNAVQTQSYGPESRGGATRAEVVIADGEIDYPKVTNPDALLVLTSEAHRRYGRRLKEGGLLVADLDLVGEVPSGPYRLVRVPITRIAREELGREIVANIVALGVLAALTHVVPTEALERAVLERVPAGTEELNRLALGRGMEAGRQAEASGTGPAERG
- a CDS encoding 2-oxoacid:ferredoxin oxidoreductase subunit beta, producing MRFLRREYLPHIWCVGCGHGIVLGAVTRAMERAGVDQDRTVVVSGIGCSSRAVGYMNMDALHTTHGRALAFATGVKLARPDLRVVVLAGDGDLAAIGGNHLIHAARRNIGITTVCFNNGIYGMTSGQYSPLTPAGYRTTTSPFGHLERDFDLCRLVQAAGATYVARSTAYHVHQTITYVTRALSHDGFSFVEVFSPCPTYFGRNNRMGEPVKMMQWLHDGTVQAGQAARMTPEELRGRVVIGEFHRTQEVPEYARSYRDMIARLAEGGDQRAQ
- a CDS encoding 2-oxoacid:acceptor oxidoreductase subunit alpha, producing the protein MSQPRLMQGNEACVEGALEAGLQFFAGYPITPSTEIAEMLADRLPRSGGFFIQMEDEIASMAAVIGASLAGMRAMTATSGPGFSLKQENLGYAAITETPCVVVNVQRVGPSTGMPTSPAQGDVMQSRWGTHGDHPVVVLSPSSVLETYMLTVKAFAIADELRVPVILLTDEITGHMRERVVLPDPGTLPRAQRPRAGQAPPDIPPMEHFGEGRRVMVTGLYRDSTGFWTESPEEADRLVRRLAGKVESRAEQLTMVERWHLDDAQVVVVAYGCVARSAQRAVHLARERGRRVGMLRLSCLWPFPGHEIEAVAKRADCILVPEMNLGQIVGEVERAACGRCRVIGYHRVDSELIRPEELLPVLEGV